The Lycium ferocissimum isolate CSIRO_LF1 chromosome 10, AGI_CSIRO_Lferr_CH_V1, whole genome shotgun sequence genome window below encodes:
- the LOC132033167 gene encoding protein EXPRESSION OF TERPENOIDS 1-like isoform X1, which yields MSGFFTLGGSGGNKGQQQQEEQEQLATNSLLLFKDDEIYNKGFELWQQYYQLHQQRAQPPHHQQQDVDFSVGVGPSSNHNNRRIISTGSSSSSGNHNIVGGDDHNNNYNSSFRSSSGFRVMRSTSSGGAGGGMNCQDCGNQAKKDCSHMRCRTCCKSRGFQCQTHVKSTWVPAAKRRERQQQLTQQQHQQQQQNQHQTQQLSLRADHSNIPKRPRENPGSSSLACTRIPNISSGLELGGHFPAEVSSQAVFRCVKVSAIDDAEDQYAYHTAVNIGGHLFKGILYDQGLEGRYSGGGGESSSGSGAAHQPLNFITGATTSTTVAATTGHHHQPAVTMYDPSVYPTPITAFLAGTQFFPPPRP from the exons ATGTCTGGGTTTTTCACACTAGGTGGTAGTGGAGGAAATAAAGGCCAACAACAGCAAGAAGAGCAAGAACAATTAGCTACGAATAGCTTGCTTTTATTCAAAGACGACGAGATCTACAACAAGGGTTTTGAATTATGGCAACAATACTATCAGTTGCATCAACAAAGAGCACAACCTccacatcatcaacaacaagatGTGGATTTTTCAGTTGGTGTGGGGCCCAGTAGTAACCACAACAACAGAAGAATCATCAGTACTGGTAGCAGTAGCAGTAGTGGAAATCACAACATTGTCGGGGGTGATgatcataataataattataattctTCTTTTAGATCATCATCAGGGTTTAGGGTAATGAGGAGTACTAGTAGCGGAGGAGCTGGTGGAGGAATGAATTGTCAAGATTGTGGAAATCAAGCTAAAAAAGATTGTTCACATATGAGGTGTCGAACTTGTTGTAAGAGCAGAGGATTTCAATGCCAAACACACGTTAAAAGTACTTGGGTTCCTGCTGCTAAAAGACGTGAACGCCAACAACAGCTTACTCAACAGcagcaccaacaacaacaacaaaatcagCATCAAACTCAACAGCTTAGCTTGAGAGCTGATCACTCTAATATCCCCAAAAGGCCAAGAGAAAACCCGGGCTCATCCTCTCTTGCGTGTACTCGTATACCCAATATCTCGTCAG GGTTAGAGTTAGGTGGGCACTTTCCTGCAGAAGTGAGTTCTCAAGCTGTTTTTCGTTGCGTAAAAGTCAGTGCAATCGATGATGCTGAAGATcaatatgcatatcatacggcTGTTAATATTGGTGGCCATTTATTCAAAGGAATTCTGTATGATCAAGGGCTAGAGGGTCGAtatagtggtggtggtggggagAGTTCATCCGGTAGTGGCGCCGCTCATCAACCATTGAATTTTATAACCGGCGCCACCACTTCCACCACCGTAGCCGCCACCACGGGACACCACCACCAACCGGCTGTTACAATGTACGATCCTTCGGTATATCCAACTCCAATTACTGCTTTCCTGGCCGGTACGCAATTCTTTCCACCACCAAGACCTTAA
- the LOC132033167 gene encoding protein SHI RELATED SEQUENCE 1-like isoform X2, with translation MSGFFTLGGSGGNKGQQQQEEQEQLATNSLLLFKDDEIYNKGFELWQQYYQLHQQRAQPPHHQQQDVDFSVGVGPSSNHNNRRIISTGSSSSSGNHNIVGGDDHNNNYNSSFRSSSGFRVMRSTSSGGAGGGMNCQDCGNQAKKDCSHMRCRTCCKSRGFQCQTHVKSTWVPAAKRRERQQQLTQQQHQQQQQNQHQTQQLSLRADHSNIPKRPRENPGSSSLACTRIPNISSELGGHFPAEVSSQAVFRCVKVSAIDDAEDQYAYHTAVNIGGHLFKGILYDQGLEGRYSGGGGESSSGSGAAHQPLNFITGATTSTTVAATTGHHHQPAVTMYDPSVYPTPITAFLAGTQFFPPPRP, from the exons ATGTCTGGGTTTTTCACACTAGGTGGTAGTGGAGGAAATAAAGGCCAACAACAGCAAGAAGAGCAAGAACAATTAGCTACGAATAGCTTGCTTTTATTCAAAGACGACGAGATCTACAACAAGGGTTTTGAATTATGGCAACAATACTATCAGTTGCATCAACAAAGAGCACAACCTccacatcatcaacaacaagatGTGGATTTTTCAGTTGGTGTGGGGCCCAGTAGTAACCACAACAACAGAAGAATCATCAGTACTGGTAGCAGTAGCAGTAGTGGAAATCACAACATTGTCGGGGGTGATgatcataataataattataattctTCTTTTAGATCATCATCAGGGTTTAGGGTAATGAGGAGTACTAGTAGCGGAGGAGCTGGTGGAGGAATGAATTGTCAAGATTGTGGAAATCAAGCTAAAAAAGATTGTTCACATATGAGGTGTCGAACTTGTTGTAAGAGCAGAGGATTTCAATGCCAAACACACGTTAAAAGTACTTGGGTTCCTGCTGCTAAAAGACGTGAACGCCAACAACAGCTTACTCAACAGcagcaccaacaacaacaacaaaatcagCATCAAACTCAACAGCTTAGCTTGAGAGCTGATCACTCTAATATCCCCAAAAGGCCAAGAGAAAACCCGGGCTCATCCTCTCTTGCGTGTACTCGTATACCCAATATCTCGTCAG AGTTAGGTGGGCACTTTCCTGCAGAAGTGAGTTCTCAAGCTGTTTTTCGTTGCGTAAAAGTCAGTGCAATCGATGATGCTGAAGATcaatatgcatatcatacggcTGTTAATATTGGTGGCCATTTATTCAAAGGAATTCTGTATGATCAAGGGCTAGAGGGTCGAtatagtggtggtggtggggagAGTTCATCCGGTAGTGGCGCCGCTCATCAACCATTGAATTTTATAACCGGCGCCACCACTTCCACCACCGTAGCCGCCACCACGGGACACCACCACCAACCGGCTGTTACAATGTACGATCCTTCGGTATATCCAACTCCAATTACTGCTTTCCTGGCCGGTACGCAATTCTTTCCACCACCAAGACCTTAA
- the LOC132033165 gene encoding coatomer subunit alpha-1-like — translation MLTKFETKSNRVKGLSFHSKRPWILASLHSGVIQLWDYRMGTLIDRFDEHDGPVRGVHFHKSQPLFVSGGDDYKIKVWNYKLHRCLFTLLGHLDYIRTVQFHHEYPWIVSASDDQTIRIWNWQSRTCISVLTGHNHYVMCALFHPKEDLVVSASLDQTVRVWDIGALRKKTVSPADDILRLSQMNTDFFGGVDAVVKYVLEGHDRGVNWASFHPTLPLIVSGADDRQVKIWRMNDTKAWEVDTLRGHMNNVSCVLFHARQDIIVSNSEDKSIRVWDATKRTGLQTFRREHDRFWILAAHPEMNLLAAGHDSGMIVFKLERERPAFSVSGDSLFYVKDRFLRVYEYSTQKENQLIPIRRPGSNSLNQGPRTLSYSPTENAILICSDVDGGSYELYIIPKDSYGRGDTVQDAKRGSGGSAVFVARNRFAVLEKSTNQVLVKNLKNEIVKKSPLPTVTDAIFYAGTGNLLCRAEDRVVIFDLQQRIVLGELQTPFIRYVVWSSDMESVALLSKHSIVIADKKLVHRCTLHETIRVKSGAWDDNGVFIYTTLTHIKYCLPNGDSGIIKTLDVPVYISKIYGNTIFCLDRDGKNRPIIIDSTEYIFKLALLRKRYDQVMSMIRNSELCGQAMIAYLQQKGFPEVALHFVKDELTRFNLALESGNIEIALESAKKLDEKDHWYRLGVEALRQGNAGIVEYAYQKTKNFERLSFLYLITGNVDKLSKMMKIAEVKNEVMGQFHDALYLGDVRERVKILENAGHLPLAYVTANVHGLKDTAERLAEELGGNVPSLPKEKKASLLQPPTPILGGGDWPLLMVTKGIFEGGLDATARGGHEEYEEAADADWGESLDIGEVENLQNGDISMVLEDEEGKEENDEEGGWDLEDLDLPPDTDTPKSASNARSSVFVTPTPGMPVSQIWVQKSSLAAEHAAAGNFDTAMRLLSRQLGIRNFSPLKPLFIDLHMGSHTYLRAFSSAPVISLAIERGWSESASPNVRGPPALIFNFGQLEEKIKAAYRATTAGKFSDALRLFLSILHTIPLIVVESRRDVDEIKELIIIVKEYVLGLQMEVKRKELKDDPVRQQELAAYFTHCNLQLPHLRLALQNAMTICFKAGNNSSAANFARRVLETNPTNESLAKKARQVLQAAEKNMKDATQLNYDFRNPFVVCGATYVPIYRGQKDVTCPYCGTHFVPSQQGQLCTVCDLAVVGADASGLLCSPSQVR, via the exons ATGTTGACCAAGTTTGAAACGAAGAGTAATAGAGTGAAAGGACTGAGTTTTCATAGCAAAAGGCCATGGATCTTAGCTAGTCTTCATAGCGGTGTGATTCAGTTATGGGATTATCGTATGGGAACACTTATTGATCGATTTGATGAGCATGATGGACCCGTTCGTGGTGTTCATTTTCACAAGTCTCAGCCTCTTTTTGTATCTGgag GTGATGACTACAAGATAAAGGTCTGGAATTATAAGCTGCATCGGTGCTTATTTACTCTGCTTGGACATCTTGATTATATTCGCACTGTCCAATTTCATCATGAATATCCCTGGATTGTCAGTGCAAGTGATGATCAGACAATCAGGATATGGAACTGGCAGTCTCGCACTTGTATTTCTGTCTTGACTGGGCACAACCATTATGTGATGTGTGCCTTATTTCATCCCAAAGAGGACTTGGTTGTCTCTGCATCTTTGGATCAGACTGTTCGGGTCTGGGATATTGGTGCCCTAAGGAAGAAAACTGTTTCTCCTGCTGATGACATCTTGCGCTTGAGCCAGATGAATACAGACTTCTTTGGTGGAGTAGATGCTGTTGTGAAGTACGTCTTGGAGGGTCATGATCGAGGTGTTAACTGGGCTTCATTTCATCCTACACTGCCCCTAATTGTGTCTGGTGCGGATGATCGCCAGGTGAAAATCTGGCGGATGAATG ATACAAAGGCTTGGGAGGTGGACACATTGAGAGGCCATATGAACAATGTATCTTGTGTTTTGTTCCATGCAAGGCAAGATATTATTGTTTCAAATTCAGAGGATAAGAGCATTCGAGTGTGGGATGCTACAAAAAGGACTGGTCTTCAGACTTTCCGCAGGGAGCATGACAGATTCTGGATCCTTGCAGCTCATCCTGAGATGAATCTTCTAGCAGCTGGTCATGACAGTGGGATGATAGTGTTCAAGTTGGAGAGAGAACGCCCAGCTTTTTCTGTGAGCGGTGATTCTTTGTTTTATGTGAAGGATCGTTTTCTCCGTGTGTATGAGTATTCAACTCAGAAGGAGAATCAGTTGATACCAATTAGAAGGCCTGGTTCAAACAGTCTGAACCAAGGTCCACGAACACTTTCTTACAGTCCTACCGAGAATGCTATTTTGATCTGTTCGGATGTGGATGGGGGCTCCTATGAACTATACATTATACCTAAAGATAGTTATGGTAGGGGTGATACTGTTCAAGATGCAAAAAGGGGAAGTGGAGGGTCAGCAGTTTTTGTTGCTCGGAACAGGTTTGCAGTGCTTGAGAAGAGCACTAATCAAGTCCTGgtcaaaaatctgaaaaatgaaattgttaagaaaAGCCCTCTTCCTACTGTTACTGATGCAATATTTTATGCCGGCACAGGAAACTTACTGTGCCGGGCAGAGGACAGAGTTGTTATCTTTGATCTGCAGCAGAGAATTGTTCTAGGAGAGCTGCAGACTCCTTTCATCCGGTACGTCGTGTGGTCATCTGACATGGAAAGTGTCGCTTTGCTTAGCAAGCATTCCATAGTAATAGCTGATAAGAAGCTTGTGCACCGTTGCACTCTTCATGAGACAATTCGTGTCAAGAGTGGTGCCTGGGATGACAATGGGGTCTTCATTTATACAACACTTACCCACATCAAGTACTGCCTTCCCAATGGCGATAGTGGAATCATCAAAACCTTAGATGTCCCAGTCTACATTTCTAAGATATATGGGAACACCATCTTTTGCTTGGATCGAGATGGGAAAAACCGTCCTATTATTATTGATTCAACTGAATATATCTTCAAGCTGGCCCTGCTTAGAAAGAGATATGACCaggttatgagtatgataagaaACTCCGAGCTTTGTGGTCAAGCCATGATTGCCTATTTGCAGCAGAAGGGTTTCCCTGAGGTTGCTCTTCATTTTGTCAAGGATGAGCTTACTCGTTTCAACTTAGCACTTGAAAGTGGCAACATTGAGATAGCTCTTGAATCTGCTAAGAAGCTTGATGAGAAAGATCATTGGTATAGGCTTGGGGTGGAGGCCCTTCGGCAGGGTAATGCAGGTATTGTTGAATATGCCTACCAGAAGACGAAGAACTTTGAGAGGCTCTCTTTCCTTTATCTAATAACAGGAAACGTGGATAAGTTatcaaaaatgatgaaaattgcTGAGGTGAAAAATGAAGTTATGGGTCAATTCCACGACGCCTTGTACCTTGGTGATGTTCGTGAGCGTGTTAAGATTTTGGAGAATGCTGGTCATCTTCCCCTTGCATATGTCACTGCTAATGTCCACGGGCTCAAGGATACTGCTGAGCGTCTTGCAGAAGAACTGGGTGGTAATGTTCCATCACTGCCAAAGGAGAAGAAAGCATCTCTCTTGCAGCCCCCAACTCCCATTTTGGGTGGGGGAGACTGGCCTCTACTGATGGTCACAAAAGGGATATTTGAAGGTGGTTTGGATGCTACAGCCAGGGGTGGACATGAGGAGTATGAAGAGGCTGCAGATGCTGATTGGGGTGAGTCACTAGATATTGGTGAGGTGGAAAACCTGCAGAATGGGGATATCAGTATGGTGCTGGAGgatgaagaaggaaaagaagaaaatgacgAGGAAGGAGGATGGGATCTTGAGGATTTGGATCTGCCACCTGATACTGACACACCAAAGTCTGCTTCCAATGCTCGCTCTTCTGTGTTTGTCACCCCAACCCCTGGCATGCCTGTCAGCCAGATTTGGGTCCAAAAATCATCTCTTGCTGCGGAACATGCAGCTGCTGGCAATTTCGATACTGCTATGCGGTTGCTGAGCCGGCAATTAGGTATTAGGAACTTTTCTCCTTTAAAACCATTGTTTATTGATCTTCATATGGGAAGCCACACATATCTGCGTGCCTTCTCCTCGGCACCAGTTATCTCTTTGGCAATTGAGAGAGGTTGGAGTGAGTCCGCTAGCCCCAATGTGCGGGGTCCACCTGCCCTTATCTTCAATTTTGGTCAGCtggaagaaaaaattaaagctGCTTATAGGGCCACAACTGCCGGGAAATTCTCTGATGCCCTTAGATTATTCCTTAGCATTCTTCACACCATTCCCCTGATTGTGGTTGAGTCAAGACGAGATGTGGATGAGATCAAGGAATTGATTATCATAGTGAAGGAGTACGTTTTAGGTTTGCAGATGGAGGTTAAGAGGAAGGAATTGAAAGATGACCCTGTTCGTCAGCAGGAGTTGGCTGCCTACTTCACACACTGTAATCTGCAGCTTCCACACTTGAGACTCGCGTTGCAGAATGCTATGACTATTTGCTTTAAGGCAGGCAATAATAGCTCAGCTGCCAACTTTGCTAGGAGGGTGTTGGAGACAAATCCAACGAATGAAAGCCTAGCCAAAAAAGCTCGCCAGGTTCTTCAAGCAGCTGAGAAAAATATGAAAGATGCTACACAGTTGAATTATGACTTCAGAAATCCTTTTGTGGTCTGTGGAGCAACATATGTCCCGATATACAGAGGCCAGAAGGACGTCACTTGCCCTTATTGTGGTACTCATTTTGTTCCATCCCAGCAAGGACAGCTTTGTACTGTTTGTGATCTTGCAGTTGTAGGAGCAGATGCGTCTGGCTTACTTTGCTCACCTTCACAAGTCAGATAA
- the LOC132034772 gene encoding uncharacterized protein LOC132034772 yields MDIVRDICGTTIIGNPIWILQSKFKMLGRRLSLWSREQIGDIHENTVKWETKLQSLEELDIQINTEQSIMEVNEAHAEYLHWMKLQDTILTQKSQCKWFEEGDNNTKYFHNILREKRRKFVFTGIKNSRGHWISGDEKISIAAIKHFHHLFNLPTPSINPSIFDNIPNMVSLADNDRLSQLTDEQEIKEAIFSLSTSSAAGPDGCNGTFFQSSLGLHQGGHYCLCTRILQREKAYQYSVIINGARFGFFSFSQGLKQGDPLSPFLFILAAEVLSRSLNSLTSHRGFIPFTMPSNCPTINHLAYVDDIVIFSSRL; encoded by the exons ATGGATATTGTCAGAGATATATGTGGAACAACCATAATAGGGAACCCTATTTGGATCTTACAGTCCAAATTTAAGATGCTAGGAAGAAGACTTAGTCTTTGGTCAAGAGAGCAAATCGGTGATATTCATGAAAACACTGTCAAATGGGAAACAAAGCTTCAGAGCCTTGAGGAACTGGATATTCAAATTAACACTGAACAAAGCATAATGGAGGTTAATGAAGCCCATGCAGAGTACCTTCACTGGATGAAGCTTCAGGACACTATCCTCACTCAAAAATCTCAGTGTAAATGGTTTGAAGAAGGCGACAACAACACCAAGTATTTTCACAATATTctgagagaaaaaagaaggaaatttgTGTTCACCGGGATCAAGAATAGCAGGGGTCACTGGATAAGTGGAGATGAAAAGATCTCAATAGCTGCAATTAAACACTTTCATCATTTATTTAACCTTCCAACCCCTTCCATTAATCCTAGTATTTTTGACAATATTCCTAATATGGTTTCTTTGGCAGATAATGACAGATTAAGTCAATTAACAGATGAACAAGAGATCAAAGAAGCAATCTTCAGCTTAAGTACATCAAGTGCAGCTGGCCCTGATGGTTGTAATGGAACTTTCTTTCAAAGTTCTTTGGGACTTCATCAAGGAGGACATTACTGTCTTTGTACAAGAATTCTACAAAGGGAAAAAGCTTACCAG TACTCAGTGATTATAAACGGTGCTAGATttggtttcttttctttttctcaaggATTGAAGCAGGGGGATCCTCTGtccccttttttatttattcttgctGCTGAGGTGCTCTCCAGATCTTTAAACAGTCTTACTAGTCATAGAGGTTTCATTCCTTTTACTATGCCTTCTAATTGCCCCACCATTAACCATCTTGCTTATGTAGATGATATAGTTATTTTTAGTAGTCGTCTTTGA